From one Jatrophihabitans sp. genomic stretch:
- a CDS encoding class I SAM-dependent methyltransferase, producing the protein MKIADLVSMLAVDGAPLRFEAYDGSSFGSTDAAVTLELVNERGLRYLATAPGDLGLARAYVQGDLLLHGAHPGDPYDALKCLGSWRFRRPTAQEARILLREMGWRNLLPPEPPAQEALPRWRRVVEGMRHSRDRDAQAIGKHYDVSNEFYEKVLGPSMAYTCAVFPKPDAGLEEAQEEKFDLVARKLGLEPGMRLLDVGCGWGGMARHAASHYGVQVVGVTLSGAQASWGTAAVERDGLSDKVRILHRDYRDAPDSDYDAISSIGLMEHVGVGNYPAYFAFLKSKLRDGGRLLNHCITRPDNKQDPMPGHFIDRYVFPDGELTGSGRIITEAQNAGFEVRHEENLREHYALTLKHWCANLVRSWDDCVADVGEPTARIWGLYMAGSRLGFETNGVQLHQVLAVKTPESGNAMFPLRPTWGS; encoded by the coding sequence ATGAAGATCGCCGACCTGGTGTCGATGCTCGCGGTGGACGGCGCGCCGCTGCGGTTCGAGGCCTATGACGGCAGCTCGTTCGGCTCTACCGACGCCGCGGTCACCCTGGAACTGGTCAACGAGCGGGGCCTGCGCTACCTGGCCACCGCGCCGGGTGACCTGGGACTGGCACGGGCCTACGTGCAGGGCGACCTGCTGCTGCACGGCGCGCACCCGGGCGATCCGTACGACGCGCTGAAGTGCCTGGGCAGCTGGCGGTTCCGGCGGCCCACCGCCCAGGAGGCCCGCATCCTGCTGCGCGAGATGGGTTGGCGCAACCTGCTGCCGCCCGAGCCGCCCGCGCAGGAGGCGTTGCCCCGCTGGCGCCGGGTGGTCGAGGGCATGCGGCACTCCCGTGACCGGGACGCCCAGGCGATCGGCAAGCACTACGACGTGTCGAACGAGTTCTACGAGAAGGTGCTCGGCCCGTCGATGGCCTACACCTGCGCGGTGTTCCCCAAGCCGGACGCCGGCCTGGAGGAGGCGCAGGAGGAGAAGTTCGACCTGGTGGCCCGCAAGCTCGGCCTTGAGCCGGGCATGCGGCTGCTCGACGTCGGCTGCGGCTGGGGCGGCATGGCTCGCCACGCCGCCAGCCATTACGGCGTGCAGGTGGTGGGCGTGACGCTGTCGGGCGCCCAGGCCAGCTGGGGGACCGCGGCTGTCGAGCGCGACGGGCTGTCGGACAAGGTGCGGATCCTGCACCGGGACTACCGCGACGCCCCGGACTCCGACTACGACGCCATCAGCTCGATCGGCCTGATGGAGCATGTCGGGGTCGGCAACTACCCGGCCTACTTCGCCTTCCTCAAGTCCAAGCTGCGCGACGGCGGCCGGCTGCTCAACCACTGCATCACCCGGCCCGACAACAAGCAGGACCCGATGCCCGGCCACTTCATCGACCGCTACGTCTTTCCCGACGGCGAGCTGACCGGCTCAGGACGCATCATCACCGAGGCGCAGAACGCCGGCTTCGAGGTGCGCCACGAGGAGAACCTGCGCGAGCACTACGCCCTGACCCTCAAGCACTGGTGCGCGAACCTGGTCCGCAGCTGGGACGACTGCGTCGCCGACGTCGGCGAGCCCACCGCCCGGATCTGGGGCCTGTACATGGCCGGCTCGCGGCTGGGCTTCGAGACCAACGGCGTCCAGCTGCACCAGGTGCTGGCGGTCAAGACCCCCGAGTCCGGCAACGCGATGTTCCCGCTGCGCCCGACCTGGGGTTCCTGA
- a CDS encoding FAD-binding oxidoreductase → MTSTLSDRAHAKAVAALTASYAAIAEGTQVRLAKRTSNLFRPRTQQATAGLDVSGLDGVLSVDPVARTAEVQGMCTYERLVAECLPHGLMPKVVPQLKTITLGGAVTGLGIESSSFRNGLPHESVLELDVLTGAGQLLTVSPSQHPDLFHGFPNSYGSLGYAVRLLIELDPVRPFVGLRHVRFPDLEALTAAIGQITEQRDWAGERVDFLDGVMFGVEEAYLCLGRWVDSPAEAGVDAAGDYTGQQIFYRSIRNRERDCLTVADYLWRWDTDWFWCSGAFGVQNPVIRRLWPARYRRSDFYHRLIGLDHRFSFARRIDRIRRQPPRERVVQDVEIPLERTADFLRWFAGQVAMSPVWLCPLMLRQQDSAQQDSAQQGSAQQDSAQREPAKPWPLYPLSPGQVYVNVGFWGTVAITEGRADGDVNRLIEAAVAEHAGHKSLYSDAYYDRQSFEAVYGGDVYAVLKDRYDPGHRLTGLYEKAVGRR, encoded by the coding sequence GGTACGGCTGGCCAAGCGCACCTCGAACCTGTTCCGCCCGCGTACCCAGCAGGCGACGGCGGGCCTGGACGTGTCCGGGCTGGACGGGGTGCTCTCGGTCGACCCGGTCGCCCGCACGGCTGAGGTGCAGGGCATGTGCACCTACGAGCGGCTGGTGGCCGAGTGCCTGCCGCACGGCCTGATGCCCAAGGTGGTGCCGCAACTCAAGACGATCACCCTCGGCGGCGCGGTGACCGGGCTGGGCATCGAGTCCAGCTCGTTCCGCAACGGGCTGCCGCACGAGTCGGTGCTGGAGCTGGACGTGCTGACCGGCGCCGGGCAGCTGCTGACGGTCAGCCCCAGCCAGCACCCGGACCTGTTCCACGGCTTTCCGAACTCCTACGGCAGCCTCGGCTACGCGGTCCGGCTGCTCATCGAACTCGACCCGGTGCGCCCGTTCGTCGGATTGCGGCACGTCCGGTTTCCAGACCTCGAGGCGCTGACCGCGGCGATCGGGCAGATCACCGAGCAGCGCGACTGGGCCGGCGAGCGGGTCGACTTTCTCGACGGGGTGATGTTCGGCGTCGAGGAGGCCTACCTGTGCCTGGGCCGGTGGGTGGACAGCCCGGCCGAAGCCGGGGTGGACGCAGCCGGCGACTACACCGGGCAGCAGATCTTCTACCGCTCCATCCGCAACCGCGAGCGGGACTGCCTGACGGTCGCGGACTACCTGTGGCGCTGGGACACCGACTGGTTCTGGTGCTCGGGCGCCTTCGGCGTGCAGAACCCGGTGATCCGCCGGCTGTGGCCGGCCAGGTACCGGCGCAGCGACTTCTACCATCGGCTGATCGGTCTGGACCACCGGTTCTCCTTCGCCCGCAGGATCGACCGGATCCGCCGGCAGCCGCCCCGGGAGCGGGTGGTGCAGGACGTCGAGATCCCGCTGGAGCGGACCGCTGACTTCCTGCGCTGGTTCGCCGGGCAGGTGGCGATGTCGCCGGTGTGGCTGTGCCCGCTGATGCTCCGCCAGCAGGACTCGGCTCAGCAGGACTCGGCTCAGCAGGGCTCGGCTCAGCAGGACTCGGCTCAGCGCGAGCCGGCCAAGCCGTGGCCGCTGTACCCGCTCTCACCCGGCCAGGTCTATGTCAACGTCGGCTTCTGGGGCACCGTCGCGATCACCGAGGGCAGGGCCGACGGCGACGTCAACCGGCTCATCGAGGCCGCGGTCGCCGAGCACGCCGGGCACAAGTCGCTGTACTCCGACGCCTACTACGACAGGCAGAGCTTCGAGGCGGTGTACGGCGGCGACGTCTATGCCGTCCTCAAGGACCGATACGATCCCGGCCACCGGTTGACCGGGCTGTATGAGAAAGCGGTGGGGCGCAGATGA